A genomic segment from Equus asinus isolate D_3611 breed Donkey chromosome 23, EquAss-T2T_v2, whole genome shotgun sequence encodes:
- the KCNV2 gene encoding potassium voltage-gated channel subfamily V member 2 produces MLKQSERRRSWSYKPWNTTESEDASQAGGSQHRRSICSVGGRSGSQASIPAWTEGNYNYYIEEDEDGEEEDELKDDLPEADQQPEAATTAQSEGCPDSPAVSSTLKVNVGGLSYRLDYIELACYPKTRLGRLATSTSRSRQLALCDDYEAQTDEYFFDRDPAVFQLVYNFYLSGVLMVRDELCPRSFLEELGYWGVRLKYTPRCCRICFEERRDELSEQLKIQRELRAQAQAEEAEELFRDMRFYGPQRRCLWNLLEKPFSSVAAKVIGVASSLFVLVSVVALALNTVEEMHQHTEQGAGGGDPRPILEHVEMLCIAFFTLEFLLRLASTPDLRRFARSALNLVDLVAILPLYLQLLLECFTSEDQQHGKGSPLEHDLETVGRVGKVGQVLRIMRLMRILRILKLARHSTGLRAFGFTLRQCYQQVGCLLLFITMGIFAFSAAAYSVEHDVPGTNFTSIPHAWWWAAVSISTVGYGDMYPETHLGRLFAFLCIAFGIILNGMPISILYNKFSDYYSKLKAYEYTAIRKERGKVDFVQRARKKMAECLAGSNPQPTSRREN; encoded by the exons ATGCTGAAACAGAGCGAGAGGAGGCGGTCTTGGAGCTACAAGCCCTGGAATACTACGGAGAGCGAGGACGCGTCCCAGGCAGGGGGCAGCCAACACCGCAGGAGCATCTGCTCCGTGGGAGGCCGTTCCGGCTCCCAGGCCAGCATCCCAGCCTGGACCGAGGGCAACTACAACTACTACATCGAGGAGGACgaggatggggaagaggaggatgagTTGAAGGACGACCTGCCCGAGGCGGACCAGCAGCCAGAGGCAGCCACCACCGCCCAGTCCGAAGGCTGCCCGGACTCTCCGGCCGTGTCGTCCACGCTGAAAGTGAACGTAGGTGGCCTCAGCTACCGCCTGGACTACATTGAGCTGGCCTGCTACCCCAAGACGCGCCTGGGCCGCCTGGCCACCTCCACCAGCCGCAGCCGCCAGCTGGCCCTGTGTGATGACTACGAGGCGCAGACGGACGAGTACTTCTTCGACCGCGACCCAGCCGTGTTCCAGCTCGTTTACAACTTCTACTTGTCAGGCGTGCTAATGGTGCGCGACGAGCTGTGCCCGCgcagcttcctggaggagctgggctaCTGGGGCGTGCGACTCAAGTACACGCCGCGCTGCTGCCGCATCTGCTTCGAGGAGCGGCGCGACGAGCTCAGCGAGCAGCTCAAGATCCAGCGGGAGCTGCGTGCCCAGGCGCAGGCTGAGGAGGCCGAGGAGCTCTTCCGAGACATGCGCTTCTACGGGCCGCAGCGGCGCTGCCTCTGGAACCTTCTGGAGAAGCCCTTCTCGTCAGTGGCCGCCAAGGTCATCGGGGTGGCCTCCAGCCTCTTCGTGCTTGTCTCCGTCGTAGCGCTGGCGCTCAACACGGTGGAGGAGATGCATCAACACACGGAGcagggcgcgggcggcggcgacCCGAGGCCCATCCTGGAGCACGTGGAGATGCTGTGCATCGCCTTCTTCACGCTGGAGTTCCTGCTGCGCCTCGCCTCCACGCCCGACCTGCGGCGCTTTGCGCGCAGCGCCCTCAACCTGGTGGACCTCGTGGCCATCCTGCCGCTCTACCTGCAGCTGCTGCTTGAGTGCTTCACCAGCGAAGACCAACAGCACGGCAAGGGCTCACCACTGGAACACGACCTGGAGACCGTGGGCCGCGTGGGCAAGGTGGGCCAGGTGCTGCGCATCATGCGCCTCATGCGCATCCTCCGTATCCTCAAGCTAGCGCGCCACTCCACCGGGCTGCGCGCCTTCGGCTTCACGCTGCGCCAGTGCTACCAGCAGGTGGGCTGCCTGCTGCTCTTCATCACCATGGGTATCTTCGCCTTCTCCGCGGCTGCCTACTCCGTGGAGCACGACGTGCCCGGCACCAACTTCACCAGCATCCCCCACGCCTGGTGGTGGGCAGCG GTGAGCATCTCCACTGTGGGCTATGGAGACATGTACCCAGAGACCCACCTAGGCAGGCTTTTTGCCTTCCTCTGCATTGCTTTTGGGATCATCCTCAACGGGATGCCCATTTCCATCCTCTACAACAAGTTCTCCGATTACTACAGCAAGCTCAAGGCTTATGAGTACACCGCCATCcgaaaggaaaggggaaaggtGGACTTCGTGCAGAGAGCCAGAAAGAAGATGGCTGAGTGTTTGGCTGGAAGCAACCCCCAGCCCACCTCAAGGCGAGAGAATTAA